One Dictyoglomus turgidum DSM 6724 DNA window includes the following coding sequences:
- a CDS encoding ATPase has translation MEEIIKTLKELRDILENSPAIPVWDKVLLDKDRLMELIEKLDKSIPEEFYEAKKIVENKEKIINKAYIEAEEIIKQAQKEAEILVSSNNITLEAQKRAEDIIRNAKKEAEEIKKEMDAYIESLLTKVEDLLKKEIELIRKCRSEL, from the coding sequence ATGGAAGAAATTATAAAGACTTTAAAGGAGTTAAGAGATATTCTTGAAAATTCACCTGCTATTCCTGTGTGGGATAAGGTTCTTTTGGATAAAGACAGATTAATGGAACTAATTGAAAAACTTGATAAATCCATACCTGAGGAATTTTATGAGGCAAAAAAAATAGTGGAAAATAAAGAGAAGATTATAAATAAAGCCTATATAGAGGCAGAAGAAATAATAAAGCAAGCTCAAAAAGAAGCTGAAATACTTGTAAGTAGCAATAATATCACCCTTGAGGCTCAAAAAAGAGCAGAGGATATAATTAGAAATGCAAAAAAGGAAGCAGAAGAAATAAAAAAGGAAATGGACGCCTATATTGAGAGTTTATTAACTAAGGTAGAAGATCTTCTAAAAAAAGAAATAGAGCTTATAAGAAAGTGCAGATCAGAATTGTAA
- the coaD gene encoding pantetheine-phosphate adenylyltransferase, protein MIKAVYPGSFDPVTNGHIDIIQRGAKIYDEVIVLVAENISKTPLFSLEERLDMLRHSLKDIPNVKIDHFSGLLVDYLKKIDVKIIIRGLRAVSDFEYEFQQALTNKKLYPECETVFLVSDLKYTFLSSSMVKEIAKFGGCIKGLVPDYVAEKLYEKFKVK, encoded by the coding sequence ATGATAAAAGCTGTTTATCCTGGAAGTTTTGATCCTGTTACTAACGGACATATTGATATCATACAAAGGGGAGCAAAAATTTACGATGAGGTCATAGTTCTTGTGGCCGAAAATATATCTAAAACTCCTCTTTTCTCTCTTGAAGAAAGACTTGACATGTTGAGGCACTCATTAAAAGACATACCAAATGTTAAAATAGACCACTTCAGTGGATTGTTAGTAGATTATCTAAAAAAAATTGATGTGAAAATTATAATAAGAGGTCTTAGGGCGGTTTCTGATTTTGAGTATGAATTTCAGCAAGCTTTAACTAATAAAAAGTTATATCCAGAGTGTGAGACCGTTTTCTTAGTAAGTGATTTGAAATATACCTTTTTAAGTTCAAGTATGGTTAAAGAGATTGCAAAATTTGGAGGCTGCATAAAGGGACTTGTTCCTGATTATGTAGCTGAAAAACTTTATGAGAAATTTAAAGTTAAGTAA